A region of the Prevotella melaninogenica genome:
GTCTTTATCTGGGCGTGCATGTGATTGTCTTATTTCAAGATAATTTCCACAGGACAGTGGTCGCTTCCCATAATCTCTGTATGAATCTTAGCATCTTCGAGGCGGTCTCTTAGACGTTCTGAGATCAGGAAATAGTCAATACGCCACCCAGTGTTCTTCTCTCTTGCACGGAAACGATACGACCACCAAGAGTAAGTAACCTGCTCTGGATAAAGGGTACGGAAGGTGTCGATGAAGCCATTACTTAGTAATTGGGTCATCTTCTCACGCTCTTCATCGGTGAAGCCCGCATTCTTATGGTTTGTCTTAGGGTTCTTAAGGTCTATTTCCTGATGGGCAACATTCATGTCACCACATACAATAACAGGCTTTTTCTCATCGAGTTTGTGAAGATAGGCTTGGAAGTCATCTTCCCATTTCATACGATATTCTAATCGACGGAGTCCATCTTGTGAGTTCGGTGTATATACAGTAACGAGATAGAAGTCATCCATCTCAAGTGTAATCACACGCCCCTCATGGTCATGCTCATCAATGTCAATACCATAAGTCACGCTCAATGGCTTATGCTTTGTGAAGATAGCTGTGCCAGAGTAACCCTTCTTATCAGCGTAATTCCAATAAGACTCATAGCCAGGGAAACTGAGATCAAGCTGTCCTGCTTGCATCTTCGTTTCTTGTAGACAGAAGAAATCAGCATCCAAGTCCTTGAATTGCTGCTCAAACTCTTTTCCTACACAGGCGCGAAGCCCGTTTACATTCCATGAAATAAACTTCATTGTATTTCTTTCTTTTCTATTGTTCTTAGTTCAAAATCAACAGGTATGCTGAATTTCTTTTCTTGTTTATATTCAATGCGTCCATCTTGATGTTCTATAAGTCTAAATAATCTATTGATTATAAATTTCATCTTGAGATTGGATGTCTTTATATCATAGTGTGCATTAAGTATATCATTTAGTAGCAGAGCATCAACTTGATAAGTACCCTGAGAGGTCTTTATTTTTGTAGTAATACGTGGAGTTGCATATAAATCTGCTGGGTCCTTAGACTCTTGATTGCCTACAAGACGAAACTTAAGGTCGGCTAAAGGAACTTCAATTAATGCTGCACGAAGTTGAGTTGCTTCACTACTGTTGTCCTCAGTAGATATTCCAAATGCAAGAGCTTCATAAGGAAAGTTCTTGCAAACAACTATACCATCTTTATAGATGTCCCATTTGATATTACCACTAAGCCCCTGATTTTTTGCATCAGCACTTATTAAACCTTTGTAACTGCCAGGTATACTATTTAAAACCTTCGAACGTGCTTCAAGGAATTGTTCTTTTGTTAGTTCTATATTCTTATCCTCTATCTTTTCGTTATTGTCGTCTTTTGAGCAACTTGCCATAAACAATGTTATTACAAGTGCGCAAATAGCCACTACAGTGGTTCTTATAGTCCCTTTCATGCTTTTGAAATTTATATTTATTGTTTGGCTTATTCTATATTCTCTTGGTCTCACCACGCAGTAAGTCCATGAACTCATTGCGGGTCTTACTTGATTCAAATACACCGCTGTAAGCACTTGTTGTGGTAATAGAATTCTGTTTTTCTACGCCACGCATCTGCATACACATGTGCTTTGCTTCGATGACAACCATTACGCCTTGTGGCTTCAAGGTGTCATTGATGCACTGCATCACCTGCTCTGTTAGGCGTTCTTGTACCTGCAGACGGTGTGAGAAGATATCCACTACACGTGCTATCTTGCTCAATCCCGTGATATGTCCGTTTGGAATATATGCAACATGAGCCTTGCCATAAAAAGGAAGCATGTGGTGTTCGCAC
Encoded here:
- a CDS encoding DUF4840 domain-containing protein yields the protein MKGTIRTTVVAICALVITLFMASCSKDDNNEKIEDKNIELTKEQFLEARSKVLNSIPGSYKGLISADAKNQGLSGNIKWDIYKDGIVVCKNFPYEALAFGISTEDNSSEATQLRAALIEVPLADLKFRLVGNQESKDPADLYATPRITTKIKTSQGTYQVDALLLNDILNAHYDIKTSNLKMKFIINRLFRLIEHQDGRIEYKQEKKFSIPVDFELRTIEKKEIQ
- the folE gene encoding GTP cyclohydrolase I FolE, encoding MTPEIPFREGLDELASHYKQVLTLLGEDPEREGLEKTPMRVAKAMQVLTRGYTQDPHKVLTDALFEEKYNQMVIVKDIDFFSMCEHHMLPFYGKAHVAYIPNGHITGLSKIARVVDIFSHRLQVQERLTEQVMQCINDTLKPQGVMVVIEAKHMCMQMRGVEKQNSITTTSAYSGVFESSKTRNEFMDLLRGETKRI
- a CDS encoding exodeoxyribonuclease III → MKFISWNVNGLRACVGKEFEQQFKDLDADFFCLQETKMQAGQLDLSFPGYESYWNYADKKGYSGTAIFTKHKPLSVTYGIDIDEHDHEGRVITLEMDDFYLVTVYTPNSQDGLRRLEYRMKWEDDFQAYLHKLDEKKPVIVCGDMNVAHQEIDLKNPKTNHKNAGFTDEEREKMTQLLSNGFIDTFRTLYPEQVTYSWWSYRFRAREKNTGWRIDYFLISERLRDRLEDAKIHTEIMGSDHCPVEIILK